A region of Pleionea litopenaei DNA encodes the following proteins:
- a CDS encoding acyl-CoA dehydrogenase C-terminal domain-containing protein yields the protein MANYQAPINDIQFLLHDWLKITEHYKKYGFEEAADEELINAILEEGAKFSQEVLAPINQSGDEQGCQIDGHEVTTPSGFKEAYQQYCDNGWPALTSDPEFGGQGLPYSLSTVLGEMVSSANMSWGMYPGLSQGVIEALHAHGSKEQKQLYLPNLVSGQWTGTMCLTEPHCGSDLGILRTKAEPNENGTYAISGTKIFISAGEHDLTENIIHLVLARLPDAPEGTRGISLFIVPKFKVDDNGVTDQRNPVFCGSIEHKMGIKASATAVLNFDEAEGVLIGEPNKGLNYMFTMMNAARLGTAQQGQALAESSYQGALAYAKDRLQMRALSGAKAPDKAADPIIVHPDVRRMLLTQKAFAEGNRALAYYTATLVDTELKAEGERKEKALKELSFLTPICKAFMTETGHEATNLGMQVLGGHGYISEWGMEQYARDVRISQIYEGTNGIQALDLLGRKILMDKLHTLRRIQKKMKYFLKDAQQDKQLKPLASDLKTLIRKWFMLTLTVARKAGKDREEVGAAAFDYLMYSGYIYLGFIWLQLAYAARNKDADSDLAKSKLATCQFYFQRILPRVKTHAAAIKSGADNLMEIDERLF from the coding sequence ATGGCAAACTATCAAGCTCCTATTAACGATATTCAATTTCTACTCCACGACTGGTTAAAGATAACCGAGCACTACAAAAAGTACGGTTTCGAAGAAGCCGCTGACGAAGAGCTCATTAACGCCATTTTAGAAGAAGGCGCGAAATTCTCTCAAGAAGTCCTTGCTCCGATTAATCAAAGCGGTGATGAACAAGGTTGTCAAATCGATGGCCATGAAGTCACCACTCCGAGTGGATTTAAAGAGGCCTACCAACAATATTGCGACAATGGCTGGCCAGCCCTAACCAGTGATCCTGAGTTTGGTGGCCAAGGTCTACCCTATTCACTTTCGACGGTCCTCGGCGAAATGGTCTCATCGGCAAATATGTCTTGGGGAATGTACCCAGGGCTTAGCCAGGGTGTCATTGAGGCTTTACATGCGCATGGTTCCAAAGAACAAAAACAATTGTACTTACCCAACCTTGTCAGTGGCCAATGGACCGGAACCATGTGTTTGACTGAACCACACTGTGGCTCTGACTTAGGTATTTTGCGAACAAAAGCTGAACCCAATGAGAATGGAACCTACGCCATTTCGGGTACAAAGATTTTTATCTCTGCAGGTGAGCACGATCTTACCGAAAACATCATTCATCTTGTGTTAGCGAGACTCCCTGATGCTCCGGAAGGCACTCGTGGGATCTCATTATTCATCGTGCCGAAATTTAAAGTGGATGACAATGGAGTGACCGACCAACGCAACCCGGTGTTCTGCGGATCGATCGAACACAAAATGGGTATCAAAGCCTCCGCCACGGCTGTATTAAATTTCGACGAAGCCGAAGGCGTATTAATTGGCGAGCCAAATAAAGGTCTGAACTATATGTTCACGATGATGAACGCTGCTCGTCTGGGCACAGCACAGCAAGGTCAAGCATTGGCAGAGAGTTCTTATCAAGGTGCGTTAGCCTATGCCAAAGACCGCTTACAAATGCGCGCATTATCTGGCGCTAAAGCACCGGACAAAGCCGCAGACCCGATTATTGTTCACCCTGATGTCAGACGAATGTTACTCACCCAAAAAGCCTTTGCCGAGGGCAATCGCGCTCTGGCTTACTACACGGCGACCTTAGTCGACACAGAGCTTAAAGCTGAAGGAGAACGCAAAGAGAAAGCGCTTAAAGAGCTCAGCTTTCTAACCCCTATTTGCAAAGCGTTTATGACGGAAACTGGCCATGAAGCAACTAACTTAGGAATGCAAGTGCTGGGTGGACACGGTTACATCAGCGAATGGGGAATGGAGCAATATGCCCGTGACGTTCGGATCTCGCAAATTTACGAAGGTACTAATGGCATTCAAGCACTTGACCTGCTCGGTCGAAAAATCCTAATGGATAAGCTGCATACCTTGCGACGCATACAGAAGAAAATGAAATACTTTTTGAAAGATGCTCAGCAAGATAAACAACTCAAGCCTCTCGCCAGTGACTTGAAAACCTTGATCCGAAAATGGTTTATGTTGACACTAACCGTCGCTCGTAAAGCTGGTAAAGACCGCGAGGAAGTGGGCGCAGCCGCCTTTGACTACCTCATGTACTCTGGCTACATTTACCTTGGCTTTATTTGGCTACAACTGGCCTACGCTGCGCGGAATAAAGATGCAGACTCAGACTTGGCAAAAAGTAAACTGGCGACTTGCCAATTTTATTTTCAGCGAATTTTACCCCGAGTAAAAACACACGCTGCGGCCATCAAAAGTGGTGCCGATAACTTAATGGAGATTGACGAACGTCTTTTCTAG
- a CDS encoding PhoH family protein yields MARRKFKGKRIFVLDTNVLMHDPSALFRFAEHDIYLPMVVLEELDNGKKGVSEVARNVRQVSRYLDEIMNGATAEEIEQGIPLSDTPYANDEKTRQGRIFFQMREHADSLPTSLPGTKVDNTILNIALRLTDRYPERQVTLVSKDINLRIKAKIIGVHTEDYFNDKVLDEIENLFTGTQELPDDFWETHSREMDSWLEEGRTFYKVSGPLVQKWAPNMFLYTTNGDGFEAIVRTIENEEATIELARDFRQQNHNVWGITARNREQSYALNLLMDPDVDFVSLQGPAGTGKTLLALAAALEQTIEQKLYKEVVVTRVTISVGEDIGFLPGTEEEKMTPWMGALMDNLEVLAPGSAEDDWSQQATQDILRKWLKVRSLNFMRGRTFLNKIVIIDEAQNLTSKQMKTLITRAGPGTKVICLGNVAQIDTPYLTDTSSGLTYVVDRFKKWEHSGHITLQRGERSRLADFASDEL; encoded by the coding sequence ATGGCAAGACGCAAGTTCAAAGGCAAAAGAATTTTTGTACTTGATACGAATGTACTCATGCATGATCCCAGTGCATTGTTCCGCTTCGCCGAACACGACATCTACCTTCCCATGGTCGTGTTAGAAGAACTCGACAACGGCAAGAAGGGAGTTTCAGAAGTTGCCCGAAATGTTCGCCAAGTGAGTCGCTATTTAGACGAAATAATGAACGGTGCAACCGCCGAAGAAATAGAGCAAGGTATCCCTCTTAGTGATACACCTTACGCCAACGATGAAAAGACTCGTCAAGGACGAATCTTCTTTCAAATGCGCGAACATGCCGACTCATTGCCGACATCGTTACCGGGAACCAAAGTCGATAACACGATTTTAAATATTGCTCTACGACTTACCGACCGCTATCCGGAGCGTCAAGTCACTTTAGTTTCTAAAGATATCAATCTTCGTATTAAAGCAAAAATCATCGGCGTTCACACCGAGGACTATTTCAACGACAAAGTGCTCGATGAAATAGAAAACCTATTTACTGGAACTCAGGAGTTACCTGATGACTTTTGGGAAACCCACAGTCGTGAAATGGACTCTTGGTTAGAAGAAGGACGTACTTTTTATAAAGTCAGTGGCCCACTCGTTCAAAAGTGGGCACCCAATATGTTCCTTTACACGACTAACGGCGATGGCTTTGAAGCCATCGTTAGAACCATTGAAAATGAAGAAGCGACCATCGAACTAGCCCGTGACTTTCGACAACAAAACCATAATGTTTGGGGCATTACCGCTCGCAATAGAGAGCAAAGTTATGCTTTAAATTTACTCATGGATCCTGACGTCGACTTTGTTTCATTACAAGGCCCTGCTGGTACAGGAAAAACCTTACTCGCGCTGGCCGCGGCACTGGAACAAACCATAGAACAAAAGCTGTATAAAGAAGTCGTCGTTACCCGAGTAACGATTTCCGTTGGTGAAGACATTGGCTTTTTACCCGGAACTGAAGAAGAGAAAATGACGCCTTGGATGGGTGCATTAATGGACAACTTAGAAGTGCTTGCGCCTGGCTCAGCGGAAGACGACTGGAGCCAGCAGGCGACCCAAGACATTTTACGAAAGTGGTTAAAAGTTCGCTCACTTAACTTTATGCGTGGCCGGACCTTTTTAAACAAGATAGTGATCATCGATGAGGCTCAAAATTTAACCTCTAAACAAATGAAAACCTTAATTACTCGAGCCGGACCAGGAACCAAAGTCATCTGCTTGGGGAATGTGGCGCAAATAGATACGCCCTACTTAACGGATACCAGTTCAGGTTTGACCTACGTGGTGGATCGTTTTAAAAAGTGGGAACACTCAGGCCACATTACACTGCAACGAGGCGAGCGCTCTCGATTAGCCGACTTCGCATCGGATGAACTGTAG
- a CDS encoding glycine cleavage system protein R, protein MMSAQLIVSAIAPNRPGMTNDIVQLVQSFGATISESHMTVMSKEFAVIMEVTGPWNALTKLEHQLPVKAQQLGMLTMIKRSDKPINQPKMTPYRVTFSNISDRTIIKNITEFFAQNTINIEELNCRTLLSPQSDQYSGEVKLTVSLSDEQSPDDIRLKFEQFCSEQNLQAEITLLKNC, encoded by the coding sequence ATGATGAGTGCACAATTAATCGTCTCAGCAATCGCTCCAAATCGACCAGGCATGACCAATGATATTGTTCAATTGGTACAAAGCTTTGGCGCAACCATTTCAGAAAGTCACATGACGGTTATGAGTAAAGAGTTTGCCGTGATAATGGAAGTGACCGGTCCATGGAACGCACTGACTAAGCTTGAGCACCAACTTCCGGTGAAAGCTCAACAACTTGGTATGTTAACTATGATCAAGCGATCCGACAAACCTATCAATCAACCTAAAATGACGCCTTACCGCGTCACCTTTTCGAACATTTCTGACCGCACCATCATTAAAAACATAACCGAATTCTTTGCTCAAAATACCATCAACATCGAAGAACTCAATTGCCGAACATTACTCTCACCACAAAGCGACCAATATTCTGGTGAAGTAAAACTAACGGTTTCTTTGAGTGATGAACAATCACCCGATGACATTAGATTAAAATTCGAACAGTTTTGTTCGGAACAAAATCTGCAAGCAGAAATAACATTACTAAAAAACTGTTAA
- a CDS encoding M48 family metalloprotease: MSLSLRALRNLAVSAIAASGIVFAANPSLPELGSSTSRILSVTQEQAIGDEYILGIRRYLPLVHDPLAVDYINHLGFKLVEQNPDAQDRRFYFFIIQDPTLNAFALPGGYIGTHSGLISAADSESELAAVLGHEIAHVTQRHLARRMERMQQLSFPALASFIGGILVASQNPEAGIGMMATANAGLQQAIINHTRENEKEADRIGILAMSRAGFDPAAVAGFFEKMQQATRYLRQPPEFLRTHPVNQTRISDARARARSMPEPANVDSLEFQLIKTRLSVNEDKKANSHYKELQALYQDNQLNDELQHYRLAMLSLKVQNNALAIDILKQLYFQRQRNLIYLVSLAEAYLAANQPAKGLPFLESELKTTPTSYPLIMTYAKLLMADEQPQKARVLLLEHAYEDAQEPQMFKLLSEAQSLSGHLNEVHESQGQYLYATGDLQGALAQFEIALGRSTEDPYATTRIRAKIDQINQILRQRRNRH; the protein is encoded by the coding sequence ATGTCATTGTCTTTGCGAGCTCTGAGAAATCTGGCTGTATCCGCCATCGCGGCATCAGGCATAGTCTTCGCCGCCAACCCATCACTTCCAGAGCTTGGAAGCAGTACCTCGAGAATTTTATCAGTTACCCAAGAACAGGCCATTGGTGATGAATACATTTTGGGGATTCGCCGTTATCTGCCTTTGGTGCATGATCCTCTCGCCGTTGATTACATCAATCATCTTGGTTTTAAGTTGGTCGAGCAAAACCCAGACGCTCAAGATCGTCGCTTCTATTTTTTCATCATTCAAGATCCCACGCTCAATGCTTTTGCGTTACCGGGCGGTTACATTGGCACTCACTCAGGGTTAATTTCGGCGGCTGACTCCGAAAGTGAATTAGCCGCGGTTTTAGGACATGAAATCGCTCACGTTACACAACGGCATTTAGCCCGTCGTATGGAACGAATGCAACAACTGAGCTTCCCCGCGCTTGCGTCATTCATCGGCGGTATATTGGTGGCGAGTCAAAACCCTGAAGCTGGCATAGGTATGATGGCAACCGCCAATGCAGGCCTTCAACAAGCGATTATTAATCATACCCGAGAAAATGAAAAAGAAGCCGATCGCATCGGAATATTAGCGATGAGTCGAGCGGGATTTGATCCTGCCGCGGTGGCTGGTTTCTTTGAGAAAATGCAACAAGCGACTCGCTATTTAAGACAACCACCAGAATTTTTGCGAACTCACCCAGTTAACCAAACTCGAATTTCAGACGCGCGAGCTCGAGCCCGCTCGATGCCTGAGCCAGCCAATGTAGACTCGCTCGAATTTCAACTCATTAAAACCAGACTGTCGGTGAATGAAGACAAAAAAGCAAACTCTCATTACAAAGAGCTGCAGGCCCTTTATCAAGATAACCAGTTGAACGATGAACTACAGCACTATCGATTGGCCATGTTGAGTCTAAAAGTTCAAAACAATGCGTTAGCGATCGATATACTGAAACAACTTTACTTTCAAAGACAACGCAACCTCATTTATTTGGTCAGTTTAGCTGAGGCTTATTTAGCGGCGAATCAGCCAGCTAAAGGATTGCCGTTTTTAGAGAGTGAGTTAAAAACTACCCCGACCAGTTACCCGTTAATTATGACCTACGCCAAATTATTGATGGCTGACGAACAACCACAAAAGGCACGAGTTTTACTGCTCGAACACGCCTATGAAGATGCTCAAGAACCGCAAATGTTTAAACTCCTGAGTGAAGCGCAGAGCCTGTCAGGTCATCTAAATGAGGTACACGAGTCGCAAGGACAGTACTTGTACGCCACCGGTGACTTACAAGGAGCACTAGCGCAGTTCGAAATTGCCTTAGGCCGTTCAACGGAAGATCCTTACGCAACGACCCGAATCCGGGCAAAAATAGACCAGATTAACCAAATCTTGAGACAGCGACGAAACCGACATTAG
- a CDS encoding sulfurtransferase TusA family protein has translation MLSDCRELTCPWLLVKVKQQLSKLPAGSKLEVWASDPSFLSDIQKLAQKGSIEVINNVAKEQFYIVEIQNRCDYPFTSN, from the coding sequence GTGCTCAGCGACTGTCGAGAGTTAACCTGTCCATGGCTATTGGTCAAGGTAAAGCAGCAGTTATCTAAGCTACCGGCTGGTAGCAAACTTGAAGTCTGGGCGAGTGATCCCTCTTTTCTGAGTGATATTCAAAAGCTTGCTCAAAAAGGCAGCATTGAAGTAATTAACAACGTAGCAAAAGAGCAGTTTTATATTGTTGAAATTCAAAATCGATGTGATTATCCATTCACTAGCAACTAA
- the bcp gene encoding thioredoxin-dependent thiol peroxidase — translation MANAPLIGKKAPNFKRPATGEQTLSLKDFKGKKLVIYFYPKDATPGCTTEGQDFKAAYKKFQKHNCDILGVSRDSIKSHERFKEKQGFPFDLLSDEDESMCQSFDVIKLKKLYGREYMGIERSTFVIDESGKLVHEWRKVKVKNHVDEVLEVVASL, via the coding sequence TTGGCAAATGCACCGTTAATTGGCAAAAAAGCCCCAAACTTCAAACGCCCAGCAACGGGTGAACAAACTCTCTCCTTAAAAGACTTCAAAGGTAAAAAGCTAGTCATTTACTTTTACCCAAAAGACGCAACTCCCGGTTGCACAACCGAAGGTCAAGACTTTAAAGCAGCCTACAAGAAGTTTCAGAAACACAACTGCGACATTCTTGGTGTCTCTCGAGACTCCATAAAGTCACACGAACGATTCAAAGAAAAACAAGGGTTTCCTTTCGATTTGTTATCTGACGAAGATGAGTCCATGTGCCAAAGTTTCGACGTGATTAAGCTAAAGAAACTCTATGGTCGAGAGTATATGGGAATCGAAAGAAGCACTTTTGTGATTGATGAATCCGGTAAGCTCGTACATGAATGGCGAAAAGTAAAAGTCAAAAATCATGTCGACGAAGTGCTTGAAGTCGTTGCTTCCTTATAA
- the dapA gene encoding 4-hydroxy-tetrahydrodipicolinate synthase, producing the protein MLTGSIVAIVTPFTESGAVDFDAFRKLVGWHRQSGTDGIVVAGTTGESASLTVEEIESLVTAAAEEAQSSMAIIVGNGGIDTAKTVALTERLNALPLDGFLTVTPYYVKPSQQGMIAHYQAVAAAAKYPVYLYNVPGRTAVDLSNRSVAELAKHPNISGIKDATGDLERFKELLSLVDGQFSLLSGDDATAHDFIKMGGHGVISVTSNIVPELMAERCRAVNAGDTEHADKIETQIAPLHQDLFIEANPVPVKWALARMTKIGSTLRLPLTELTVSSQPLETSMRQLGLIAAGDNE; encoded by the coding sequence ATGCTGACTGGAAGCATAGTAGCCATTGTAACCCCATTTACCGAAAGTGGCGCGGTCGACTTTGACGCCTTTCGCAAATTGGTTGGTTGGCATCGCCAGTCTGGAACTGATGGTATTGTCGTTGCTGGCACAACGGGAGAGTCAGCGAGTCTTACGGTTGAAGAAATCGAATCGTTAGTTACCGCAGCGGCTGAAGAAGCCCAGAGCAGCATGGCGATTATTGTGGGTAATGGCGGCATTGATACCGCTAAAACGGTTGCTCTGACTGAAAGATTAAATGCACTTCCTCTCGATGGCTTTTTGACCGTTACCCCGTATTATGTAAAGCCAAGCCAGCAGGGGATGATTGCTCATTACCAAGCCGTTGCTGCGGCGGCTAAGTACCCAGTGTATTTGTATAATGTTCCTGGAAGGACCGCAGTCGATCTGAGTAATCGATCGGTGGCTGAATTGGCGAAACATCCGAATATTTCAGGGATCAAAGATGCGACCGGCGATTTAGAGCGATTCAAGGAACTTTTGAGTCTAGTTGATGGTCAATTCAGTTTACTAAGTGGCGATGACGCAACGGCCCATGATTTTATAAAAATGGGTGGACATGGTGTAATATCCGTAACATCAAATATTGTGCCCGAATTGATGGCTGAGCGATGTCGCGCTGTGAATGCTGGCGATACAGAACACGCAGATAAGATCGAAACTCAGATTGCCCCGTTGCACCAAGATTTATTTATTGAAGCCAATCCGGTCCCGGTAAAGTGGGCATTGGCTAGAATGACAAAAATAGGATCAACATTGAGGTTGCCCTTAACTGAGCTAACCGTGAGCTCGCAACCCCTTGAAACGTCTATGCGTCAGCTGGGTCTGATTGCTGCAGGAGACAACGAATGA
- a CDS encoding serine protease has protein sequence MSRRRKYFNITESFARVCRLAAWFCALGMTAFAVASASAASTVTSVMPPSQVYLGYQSPYANGLKVVSQKSCSGALIGDIWVLTAAHCTENLEDLRVEVQAGDHSHVVEVKAIYQHPRWDSKSLDNDLALVQLETPQPGPYFNLAMNFYDDEVFLTDQTFRLFNQRLDVGLQPTQHDRVYRLLDQNECLSMIEQQWRLRDRFFKYIDLSKSSLCAASVQPNESTCFGDSGAPLAYYDYGQWSVIGINSWSFGCEGFPSVLTRVDDYRLWIKSHLEQLSMVDKIDFGATPEGVRLTKKVSILNTSKSAQFISLQVTGSSAAGVSLDLGDCYSELQAGELCSFTVSVVAPSHKDSLDAQIQVMNQSQGQVKIVPVAGKVIPKVGQWHSGSQVTLDWFQSGKLMVNAQGNNSGFQVSRINDEITDDEEMSLFGLVYYQGEQASKKIQLECRGSDCEHSDLLLGGEVLPYRTLNNEYRVWTLDLLDNQLVAVYFVTEVKRDEVIALSLKTENDVTSSKEGAGSLFVLGAWLLFLRLGFGRVSWRRRLTVATER, from the coding sequence GTGTCTAGGCGTCGTAAATATTTCAACATTACCGAGTCATTCGCTCGCGTGTGCCGGCTGGCGGCATGGTTTTGTGCGCTCGGCATGACTGCATTTGCGGTAGCTTCTGCCTCAGCCGCATCGACCGTGACGTCCGTTATGCCGCCATCACAAGTGTATTTAGGGTACCAAAGCCCTTATGCGAATGGTCTGAAGGTTGTTTCTCAAAAATCCTGTAGCGGGGCACTGATCGGTGATATTTGGGTGCTGACAGCGGCGCACTGCACTGAGAATTTAGAAGACTTGAGAGTGGAAGTTCAAGCTGGCGATCATTCTCACGTCGTTGAGGTTAAAGCAATCTATCAACACCCTCGCTGGGACTCCAAGAGTTTAGATAATGACTTAGCCCTTGTGCAATTAGAGACGCCGCAGCCAGGGCCCTATTTTAACCTAGCGATGAACTTTTACGATGACGAGGTTTTCCTCACCGACCAAACATTTCGGCTGTTTAATCAGCGATTAGACGTAGGTCTTCAACCAACGCAGCATGATCGAGTTTATCGGCTACTTGATCAGAATGAATGCCTTTCAATGATTGAGCAGCAGTGGCGTTTACGCGATCGATTTTTTAAGTACATCGATTTGTCGAAAAGTAGTCTTTGCGCGGCCTCAGTTCAGCCGAACGAAAGTACTTGCTTCGGAGACAGCGGGGCACCTTTAGCTTATTATGATTACGGTCAATGGTCCGTCATAGGTATTAATAGTTGGTCGTTTGGGTGTGAAGGTTTTCCCAGTGTGCTGACTCGCGTTGATGATTACCGGCTCTGGATAAAGTCGCACCTCGAGCAGCTTTCAATGGTCGATAAGATTGACTTTGGAGCGACGCCAGAAGGCGTGCGATTAACTAAAAAAGTGAGCATATTGAACACGTCAAAAAGCGCTCAATTTATTTCGCTTCAGGTAACGGGGAGTTCAGCCGCTGGGGTCAGTCTTGACTTGGGCGATTGTTACTCTGAGCTTCAAGCGGGCGAGCTATGTTCTTTTACGGTTTCCGTGGTTGCTCCCAGTCATAAAGATTCGTTAGATGCGCAGATACAGGTGATGAACCAGTCTCAAGGCCAGGTGAAAATTGTTCCGGTTGCGGGAAAAGTGATTCCTAAAGTAGGTCAGTGGCATTCAGGTTCGCAAGTGACCTTAGACTGGTTTCAGTCGGGAAAACTTATGGTTAATGCTCAGGGAAATAACTCGGGGTTTCAGGTCTCTAGAATCAATGATGAGATAACGGATGACGAAGAGATGAGTCTGTTTGGTTTAGTTTATTATCAAGGTGAGCAAGCGTCGAAAAAGATACAACTCGAGTGTCGAGGAAGCGATTGCGAGCATTCTGATCTTTTACTGGGTGGTGAAGTGCTTCCCTATCGAACACTCAATAACGAATATCGTGTGTGGACGCTGGATCTGTTAGATAATCAACTCGTCGCCGTTTATTTTGTCACTGAAGTTAAGCGTGATGAAGTCATAGCTCTGAGCCTAAAGACTGAAAATGATGTGACCTCAAGCAAGGAAGGGGCTGGGAGCTTATTTGTACTCGGGGCATGGTTGCTCTTTCTACGTTTAGGTTTTGGTCGCGTGAGTTGGCGTCGTCGTCTGACAGTCGCGACTGAGAGGTGA
- the bamC gene encoding outer membrane protein assembly factor BamC — protein sequence MKYLTIIALSSSAFLSGCSWLYSENGLVHDSTNDYKKAKQTQPLKVPEGYSTDKIQNQYVVPNVASGVRQVETPELPPLQILSVGQGMRLNRSSAVPSIFWMTNFAHAEKSLQEFLEHKELSYQSSERSATTDWQVQDNEAWWRSVFGTDLPRFVRSQYRVSFASGEQPGEVAVLVEEIALQKQPYDEDKWQTLTPTDRGARAFLNEFIGYIDYLERLDNARKLQQLNQGFTVTLGRNSDSNAALVADTKFDIAWLKVPEVLAPFGFTLNDKDVSRATYFFEFEANEPGFFASLVGDDEGVVLQLPKGPYQVVVQKQAPVTISFINPDGEPLSDGVMAQIFPHLAEAFGRQTRTKRR from the coding sequence ATGAAATATTTAACAATCATCGCACTTTCCTCGAGTGCATTTCTATCGGGATGTAGCTGGTTGTATAGTGAAAATGGCCTGGTTCATGACTCAACAAACGATTATAAAAAAGCAAAGCAAACGCAACCGTTAAAAGTGCCGGAAGGCTACAGCACCGATAAAATTCAAAATCAGTACGTCGTTCCTAACGTCGCTTCTGGCGTTAGACAAGTAGAGACGCCAGAATTACCTCCGTTGCAGATTTTGTCAGTAGGCCAAGGAATGCGCTTAAATCGCAGTTCTGCGGTTCCTAGTATTTTTTGGATGACTAACTTTGCTCATGCAGAAAAATCTTTGCAAGAATTTCTTGAGCACAAAGAATTGAGTTATCAATCGTCTGAGCGGTCGGCGACCACTGATTGGCAGGTTCAAGATAATGAAGCTTGGTGGCGGTCTGTGTTTGGCACTGACTTGCCAAGGTTTGTGCGAAGTCAGTATCGAGTGTCTTTTGCCTCTGGTGAGCAGCCAGGAGAAGTCGCGGTTCTTGTCGAAGAGATCGCATTACAAAAGCAACCTTACGATGAAGATAAATGGCAAACATTGACGCCTACGGATCGTGGAGCGCGCGCGTTTCTCAATGAGTTTATTGGGTATATTGATTATCTAGAACGGCTAGATAATGCAAGGAAATTACAGCAACTCAATCAAGGGTTTACGGTAACGCTTGGTCGCAATAGCGATAGTAATGCCGCTTTGGTCGCAGACACTAAATTTGATATTGCATGGCTGAAGGTGCCTGAAGTATTAGCGCCTTTTGGTTTTACATTGAATGATAAAGACGTAAGCCGTGCTACTTACTTTTTCGAATTTGAAGCTAATGAACCCGGTTTTTTTGCGTCGCTCGTGGGCGATGATGAGGGCGTTGTTCTTCAGTTACCCAAAGGACCTTATCAAGTTGTGGTGCAGAAACAAGCGCCAGTGACAATTTCCTTTATTAACCCTGATGGTGAACCCTTGTCTGACGGAGTCATGGCGCAAATTTTTCCGCATTTAGCGGAAGCCTTTGGTCGTCAAACTAGAACAAAGCGACGCTAA
- a CDS encoding AI-2E family transporter, with amino-acid sequence MTKLFIRWFKRNFSDPQAVVLLMILLGGFLLIYTLSDILAPVFVAIVLAYLLDWIVHLLSRKGIPRRWGVVMVFSGFVTVTLLLTLGVIPLIWQQLETLVVDAPNMMNKVKTTLDALPEQYPNFISAQQVNELYHSLGEKMGSFGQLVVSLSLSSLLNAAALLVYAILVPLMLFFFLKDKHQIIQWFLRWLPAERYLANRVWVEVNAQIGNYIRGKVLEIFIVGACSFVFFSFIGLRYSLLLGVLVGFSVLIPYIGAAVVTIPVALVGYFQWGFESQFFWLLFGYGVIQALDGNALVPFLFSEAVNLHPVAIIIAVLFFGGVWGFWGVFFAIPLATLVKAVISAWDEVKTNDDDESEIIAES; translated from the coding sequence ATGACCAAACTGTTTATTCGATGGTTTAAGCGCAACTTCTCAGATCCACAGGCGGTCGTTCTGTTGATGATTCTGTTGGGCGGCTTTTTACTGATTTACACCTTGTCCGATATTTTAGCGCCTGTGTTTGTCGCTATTGTATTGGCTTACCTTTTAGATTGGATTGTTCATTTGTTAAGTCGCAAAGGCATTCCGCGAAGGTGGGGAGTGGTGATGGTTTTCAGTGGCTTTGTCACGGTTACTTTGTTGCTCACTTTGGGTGTTATTCCGCTGATTTGGCAACAACTCGAAACGCTTGTGGTCGATGCGCCTAATATGATGAATAAAGTGAAAACGACATTAGACGCTTTACCTGAGCAATACCCTAATTTTATTAGTGCACAACAAGTGAATGAACTTTATCACTCGTTAGGTGAGAAAATGGGGAGCTTTGGACAACTCGTTGTATCGCTTTCTTTAAGTTCTTTGTTAAATGCCGCTGCTTTACTGGTTTACGCTATTCTTGTGCCTTTGATGTTGTTTTTCTTTCTGAAAGATAAGCACCAAATTATTCAGTGGTTTCTGCGTTGGTTGCCCGCTGAACGCTATCTAGCCAATCGAGTATGGGTAGAGGTGAATGCTCAAATCGGCAATTATATACGTGGAAAAGTGTTGGAGATTTTTATCGTTGGCGCTTGTAGTTTTGTGTTTTTCAGTTTTATAGGTCTTCGCTATTCGTTGCTGCTTGGTGTGCTGGTAGGATTTTCAGTATTAATTCCTTATATCGGAGCGGCAGTTGTCACCATACCGGTAGCGCTAGTAGGCTATTTTCAATGGGGATTTGAGAGTCAGTTTTTCTGGTTATTGTTTGGTTACGGAGTCATTCAAGCTCTTGATGGTAATGCGCTCGTTCCCTTCTTATTTTCTGAGGCGGTGAATTTACATCCCGTCGCCATTATTATTGCCGTGCTCTTCTTTGGTGGGGTTTGGGGATTCTGGGGAGTATTCTTTGCCATTCCATTGGCCACACTGGTGAAAGCGGTGATCAGTGCTTGGGATGAAGTTAAAACGAACGATGATGACGAAAGCGAAATTATTGCAGAGTCTTAA